One window from the genome of Chryseobacterium culicis encodes:
- a CDS encoding DUF1304 domain-containing protein, translating to MEIVAKILIAIVALEHIYILWMEMFAWETKGKEVFKAALPAEMFKPTKGLAANQGLYNGFLAAGLIWSFLIKDPQWQTNVALFFLGCVAVAGIYGAISATKKIFFVQALPAILAIIAVLLK from the coding sequence ATGGAAATCGTTGCTAAAATTCTGATCGCAATCGTTGCACTGGAACATATTTATATTCTTTGGATGGAAATGTTTGCCTGGGAAACCAAAGGAAAGGAAGTTTTCAAAGCAGCTTTACCTGCAGAGATGTTTAAACCTACCAAAGGATTAGCGGCCAATCAGGGACTTTACAATGGTTTTCTGGCAGCCGGACTGATCTGGTCATTTTTGATTAAAGATCCGCAATGGCAAACCAATGTTGCCCTATTCTTTTTAGGATGTGTAGCGGTAGCCGGAATCTATGGAGCCATCTCTGCAACTAAGAAGATATTTTTTGTACAGGCACTTCCAGCGATATTGGCAATAATTGCAGTTTTACTAAAATAA
- a CDS encoding thioredoxin family protein, protein MKKLALFLMLVPCFYLSQMKTGTFSDLEVQQKENPKPVVIHLYTDWCSVCKIESFRLSKDKELVNMINDHFYFVNFEAEKTKEKIYFQNQEFEYLQNGNSGIHELALALSKNKNQPVYPLWVFLDKHQNLVYYQEGQMTPEKMKQKLLEISAL, encoded by the coding sequence ATGAAAAAATTAGCTTTATTTTTAATGTTAGTGCCCTGTTTTTATCTGTCTCAGATGAAGACAGGCACTTTTTCTGATCTTGAGGTTCAGCAGAAAGAAAATCCTAAACCGGTTGTAATCCATCTTTATACGGACTGGTGTTCGGTTTGTAAAATTGAATCCTTCCGTTTAAGTAAAGATAAAGAGTTGGTTAATATGATCAATGACCATTTTTATTTCGTCAATTTTGAGGCGGAGAAGACAAAGGAGAAAATCTACTTTCAGAATCAGGAGTTTGAATATCTGCAAAATGGAAATTCTGGAATTCATGAATTGGCACTGGCGTTGTCAAAGAATAAAAACCAGCCTGTTTATCCTTTATGGGTATTTCTGGATAAGCACCAGAACTTAGTGTATTATCAGGAAGGGCAGATGACACCTGAAAAAATGAAGCAGAAACTGTTGGAGATTTCTGCGTTGTAA
- a CDS encoding ABC transporter permease, with product MNKTIDIGQYVETAINWLTENGKPVFDVIKHLGNASIMGIEWVLVHTPFYVIILFFTLLALWKAGKGIAVVTAAGLSLIFLMGLWKETMETLALIFVSTITALILSIPLGILAAKSKIADKIIRPLLDLMQTMPAFVYLIPAVLFFSIGKVPGAFATIIFAMPPAVRLTTLGIEAVPKDIVEAARAFGATNRQILFKVELPLAMKTILTGINQTILLSLSMVVIAGMIAAGGLGEKVLEGINNLDIGLGFESGLSVVILAIILDRITQGFVKKKQ from the coding sequence ATGAATAAAACTATAGATATAGGTCAATATGTAGAAACTGCTATCAATTGGCTCACAGAAAATGGAAAACCTGTATTTGATGTCATAAAACACTTAGGAAACGCCTCTATTATGGGGATTGAATGGGTTTTGGTACATACTCCCTTTTATGTTATCATTCTCTTCTTTACTCTGCTGGCATTATGGAAAGCCGGAAAAGGCATTGCTGTAGTAACGGCCGCCGGATTAAGTTTAATATTTTTAATGGGTCTATGGAAAGAAACCATGGAAACGCTAGCACTTATCTTTGTATCTACCATTACCGCCCTTATTCTTTCTATTCCACTTGGGATTTTAGCGGCTAAAAGCAAAATAGCCGACAAAATCATTCGTCCTTTACTGGATTTGATGCAGACCATGCCCGCATTTGTCTACCTGATTCCTGCCGTTCTGTTTTTCAGTATCGGTAAAGTTCCGGGAGCTTTTGCAACCATCATTTTTGCCATGCCACCTGCGGTTCGATTAACAACATTGGGAATTGAAGCCGTTCCAAAAGATATTGTAGAAGCGGCCAGAGCTTTTGGAGCTACCAACCGTCAGATCCTGTTCAAGGTAGAACTTCCTTTAGCCATGAAAACAATTTTAACCGGAATCAATCAAACCATATTGTTATCCTTATCCATGGTGGTTATTGCAGGAATGATTGCCGCAGGAGGTTTAGGGGAGAAAGTATTGGAAGGAATTAATAATCTGGATATCGGACTAGGATTTGAAAGTGGATTATCCGTTGTGATTTTAGCCATTATCCTCGACCGTATTACTCAGGGATTTGTAAAGAAAAAGCAATAA
- a CDS encoding cupin domain-containing protein gives MNKIPRRIVTGIKEGKSIIIEDQQVENAVEHLPGLIISDVWNTQKMPTSLELETKIPNTGFPQTPKNGTYFRYVVIPPDKDLGVEWKKNEPHPMMHQTPTLDYIIILSGELYLIMEEGETLLKPGDIVIQRGTNHAWSNRSDEPCIQLAVLIDAEG, from the coding sequence ATGAACAAAATACCAAGACGAATCGTAACAGGAATTAAAGAAGGAAAATCGATTATTATTGAAGACCAACAGGTAGAAAACGCTGTGGAACATCTTCCTGGACTTATTATTTCTGATGTATGGAATACCCAGAAAATGCCGACAAGCTTAGAACTTGAAACGAAAATTCCCAATACCGGATTTCCTCAAACTCCTAAAAACGGCACTTATTTCCGATATGTAGTAATCCCTCCGGATAAAGATTTAGGAGTAGAATGGAAAAAGAATGAACCTCACCCCATGATGCATCAAACGCCAACACTGGATTACATCATCATCCTATCCGGTGAGCTCTATCTCATCATGGAAGAAGGAGAAACGCTTCTGAAACCGGGAGATATCGTCATACAAAGAGGTACCAATCATGCATGGAGCAATCGCTCTGATGAACCTTGCATTCAGCTTGCTGTTCTCATAGATGCAGAGGGATAA
- a CDS encoding Crp/Fnr family transcriptional regulator, giving the protein MDSFKSHLNKFITITDEEFVSIMSFFQVLDVKKKQNLVLEGEVCRTMYFVLKGCLRKFFINEKGVEQTTEFAIENWWITDTFAYERQIQTDFSIQAVEHSSILVIDLERQEDLLKKHPVMERYFRMVYQRAYAASERRIRYLYEMSREELYMHFSTLYPWFIQRIPQYLIASFLNLTPEYLSEIRAKLRS; this is encoded by the coding sequence ATGGACTCATTCAAATCGCATTTAAATAAATTTATTACTATAACCGATGAGGAATTTGTTTCCATCATGTCTTTTTTTCAGGTTCTCGATGTGAAAAAGAAACAAAATCTGGTGCTGGAAGGAGAGGTCTGCCGAACGATGTATTTTGTGTTGAAAGGATGTTTGAGAAAATTCTTCATCAATGAAAAAGGGGTAGAGCAGACTACAGAATTTGCCATTGAAAACTGGTGGATTACAGATACATTTGCTTACGAAAGACAAATACAGACAGATTTTTCAATACAGGCGGTAGAGCATTCTTCTATTTTGGTGATTGATCTGGAGCGTCAGGAAGATTTATTAAAAAAACATCCTGTGATGGAAAGGTATTTCCGGATGGTCTATCAAAGGGCATATGCTGCTTCGGAACGGAGAATCCGTTATTTGTATGAGATGTCCAGAGAAGAACTTTATATGCATTTCAGTACTTTATATCCGTGGTTTATCCAGAGAATTCCTCAATACCTGATTGCTTCCTTTTTGAATCTTACTCCGGAATATCTGAGTGAAATCAGAGCAAAATTACGATCTTAA
- a CDS encoding NADP-dependent oxidoreductase, which produces MKAVILNKNGKLEDGFTEQPKPKSNEVLIQIKASGFNPIDYQMLENELERKLISSPILGRELSGIVIDKGSEVTEFNIGDEVYSGSGSMGSNGTYAEYIAVPEAIVSLKPKNISFEQAASIPSAGLTSLQIFKRLQLNPENTVFVTGAAGGVGSFLIKLLLSHSIRQITTTVGSEENRQMLINIGLKEHQIINYREENLIQNILKANNDQPFEFGIDLVGNSMSEVTAEVLKINGTYVDVTALVTKDAHEMLFNKGTLIMNISNYTYGMVKKYDYYKNSLLEIKILIENGTILPPQHKLVGNLSLDTVLQAHSILKNNQTQGHKLIMKH; this is translated from the coding sequence ATGAAAGCAGTTATTTTAAATAAAAACGGAAAACTGGAAGACGGATTTACAGAACAGCCCAAACCCAAAAGCAATGAAGTTTTAATCCAGATTAAAGCAAGCGGTTTCAATCCCATCGATTATCAGATGCTGGAAAACGAACTGGAACGGAAACTGATCAGTTCCCCGATATTAGGAAGAGAGTTGTCCGGAATTGTAATAGATAAAGGCTCCGAAGTTACAGAATTCAATATTGGTGATGAAGTATATAGTGGAAGCGGCTCTATGGGAAGCAACGGTACTTACGCTGAATATATTGCTGTTCCGGAAGCTATTGTTTCTTTGAAACCTAAGAATATTTCATTTGAACAGGCAGCTTCCATTCCCTCCGCAGGGCTTACTTCTTTACAGATCTTTAAGCGCTTACAATTAAATCCGGAAAACACCGTCTTTGTAACGGGTGCCGCCGGAGGTGTGGGTTCATTTCTGATCAAACTTTTGTTATCCCATAGCATCCGGCAAATTACCACCACTGTGGGAAGTGAAGAAAACAGACAGATGCTGATCAATATAGGACTCAAAGAGCATCAGATTATCAATTACAGGGAAGAAAATCTTATTCAAAATATTTTAAAAGCCAATAACGATCAGCCTTTTGAATTTGGAATTGATCTGGTTGGAAACTCTATGTCTGAAGTGACGGCCGAAGTTTTAAAAATTAACGGAACTTATGTGGATGTGACCGCTTTAGTCACTAAAGATGCTCATGAAATGCTTTTTAACAAGGGAACTTTGATCATGAATATCTCCAATTATACGTATGGAATGGTAAAAAAATATGACTATTATAAAAACAGTTTACTAGAAATAAAAATACTTATTGAAAACGGAACGATTCTTCCTCCTCAGCATAAACTCGTAGGAAACCTTTCTCTGGATACCGTTCTGCAGGCACATTCTATATTGAAAAATAATCAGACCCAAGGGCATAAACTTATCATGAAACATTAA
- a CDS encoding glycine betaine ABC transporter substrate-binding protein, whose product MKQLKYLFFPVLMLVFAALNSCENIKNSKYITIGMVDGWAEDVAMTHVAKAILDKQGYHVIIQKASTDMIMASMNNEDTDLFMGVWLPYTHAKKLAKFPGLTHIGTNYNNGRIGLVVPEYVPVNSIGELNQHQEQFSHRIIGIEKGAGLTTGTDKAIIDYKLDYQQINSSTIAMITELQNAIQRKQWIVVTGWQPHWMFGKMKLKFLDDPKKIFGEAEQIKTYSRKSFVKDHPELAKFFSRLHFDDENMSDLLMKMEQSKNKEATAREWVEDHSELVNLWLDKN is encoded by the coding sequence ATGAAACAATTAAAATATCTATTTTTTCCCGTTTTAATGTTAGTATTTGCAGCATTAAATTCGTGTGAAAATATAAAAAACTCCAAATACATCACCATAGGAATGGTAGATGGCTGGGCAGAAGATGTTGCCATGACGCATGTTGCCAAAGCCATTCTGGATAAACAGGGCTATCATGTCATAATTCAAAAAGCGTCTACCGATATGATTATGGCTTCAATGAATAATGAAGACACAGATCTTTTCATGGGAGTCTGGCTTCCTTACACTCACGCTAAAAAACTGGCAAAATTCCCGGGATTAACCCATATTGGCACCAATTACAACAACGGCCGTATAGGATTGGTCGTTCCGGAATACGTTCCTGTTAATTCCATTGGAGAACTCAATCAGCATCAGGAGCAATTCAGCCACAGAATCATAGGAATTGAAAAAGGAGCGGGATTAACCACCGGAACAGATAAAGCTATTATTGATTATAAGTTGGATTATCAACAGATCAACTCTTCTACCATTGCCATGATCACCGAATTGCAAAATGCCATACAACGTAAACAATGGATTGTGGTAACGGGTTGGCAGCCTCACTGGATGTTCGGCAAAATGAAACTTAAATTTCTTGACGATCCTAAAAAGATATTTGGTGAAGCAGAACAGATTAAAACCTATTCCAGAAAAAGTTTTGTAAAGGATCATCCGGAGCTGGCCAAGTTCTTTTCCAGACTTCATTTTGATGATGAAAATATGTCTGATCTTTTAATGAAAATGGAACAGAGTAAAAACAAAGAAGCTACTGCCAGAGAATGGGTGGAAGATCACTCTGAACTGGTAAATTTATGGTTAGATAAAAATTAA
- a CDS encoding carboxymuconolactone decarboxylase family protein, producing the protein MSARLNIATVDSAAYKAMMGLEGYLQTTSLTHIQKELIKIRASQINKCAFCLDMHTKDAIKYGETPQRIFILNGWTEAREFFTEEEQVLLTMTEEITLISHQGLTEETFQKAKSFFDDNQIAQIIMAIVTINAWNRIAVSTHLPIAK; encoded by the coding sequence ATGAGCGCAAGATTGAATATTGCAACAGTGGATTCAGCAGCTTACAAAGCGATGATGGGATTAGAAGGATATTTACAAACTACTTCTTTGACCCATATTCAGAAGGAATTAATTAAAATCAGAGCTTCACAGATCAATAAATGTGCTTTCTGCCTTGATATGCATACAAAGGATGCCATCAAATATGGTGAAACGCCTCAGAGAATTTTTATTCTGAACGGATGGACGGAAGCCAGAGAATTTTTCACAGAAGAAGAACAGGTACTTTTAACAATGACTGAGGAAATTACTTTAATCAGCCATCAAGGGCTTACTGAGGAAACTTTCCAAAAAGCAAAGTCATTTTTTGATGATAATCAGATTGCTCAGATCATTATGGCTATCGTAACGATCAATGCATGGAACAGAATTGCAGTAAGTACTCATCTTCCGATTGCAAAATAA
- a CDS encoding DoxX family protein, with protein MTDKKNQFPQLFLRLALAVTMLSAVADRFGLWSKENSSWGNMESFKEYTRQLTYFLPEALSTVSAYAATLLEILFPLMLILGFKTKIAAYGSSILLLIFAISMTIASGPKAPLNYSVWVGSAAALLLAVQQHYSLSIDQLTKK; from the coding sequence ATGACAGATAAAAAAAATCAATTTCCGCAACTCTTTTTAAGGCTGGCTCTTGCCGTTACAATGCTTTCTGCGGTGGCAGACCGATTCGGATTATGGAGCAAAGAAAATTCGTCATGGGGAAACATGGAGAGTTTTAAAGAATATACAAGACAGCTAACCTATTTCCTTCCGGAAGCTTTGAGCACAGTCTCAGCATATGCTGCAACGTTATTAGAAATTCTTTTCCCTTTAATGCTGATTTTAGGGTTTAAAACAAAAATAGCAGCGTACGGAAGCAGTATTTTACTCTTGATTTTTGCGATATCGATGACCATTGCATCAGGACCCAAAGCTCCACTCAACTATTCCGTGTGGGTAGGAAGTGCTGCCGCGCTTTTACTGGCGGTACAACAACATTATTCTTTAAGTATAGATCAATTAACCAAAAAATAA
- a CDS encoding homogentisate 1,2-dioxygenase, with protein sequence MRYHQLGNIPQKRHTIFKSPEDKFYYEQLFGTEGFHGISSLLYHIHRPTQIKSIGEPKDVTPKIAVEKNVAPRMFKGMNVTPEDDFMDSRKILLMNNDLKMGLAKPRKSMDYFYKNAECDELLYVHNGTGILKTFVGDLEFVTGDYLIIPRGTIYQVELKSDDTVFFVLESHSPIYTPKRYRNEFGQLLEHSPFCERDMIAPTYKEPIDEKGEFLIKVKKENQITDFIYATHPFDVVGWDGYFYPYKFNIKNFEPITGRIHQPPPVHQNFEGHNFVVCSFCARMYDYHPLAIPAPYNHSNIDSDEVLFYTEGDFMSRNHIDLMDFTLHPGGIVHGPHPGAMERSIGKKFTEEYAVMVDPFRPLKITEEALKVEDPSYKTSWLE encoded by the coding sequence ATGAGATATCATCAATTGGGAAATATCCCACAAAAAAGGCATACGATCTTTAAGTCTCCGGAAGATAAATTTTACTATGAGCAGCTTTTCGGTACAGAAGGCTTCCATGGTATTTCTTCGCTGTTATATCATATCCACCGCCCTACTCAGATTAAATCTATCGGTGAACCGAAAGATGTTACTCCCAAAATAGCAGTGGAAAAGAATGTTGCTCCGAGAATGTTTAAGGGAATGAATGTCACTCCTGAAGATGATTTCATGGACAGCCGAAAGATCCTTTTGATGAACAACGACCTGAAAATGGGATTGGCAAAGCCAAGAAAATCGATGGATTATTTCTACAAAAATGCAGAATGTGATGAACTTTTGTATGTTCATAACGGAACCGGAATTTTAAAAACATTTGTAGGTGATCTTGAATTCGTAACCGGAGATTATCTTATTATTCCGAGAGGAACCATCTATCAGGTAGAGCTGAAATCTGATGATACTGTTTTCTTTGTATTAGAAAGTCACTCTCCTATTTACACTCCGAAAAGATACAGAAATGAATTCGGGCAGCTTCTGGAACACTCTCCATTCTGCGAGAGAGATATGATTGCTCCTACTTATAAAGAACCCATTGATGAAAAAGGAGAATTCCTGATTAAAGTAAAAAAAGAAAACCAGATTACAGATTTTATCTACGCAACACACCCGTTTGATGTAGTTGGCTGGGACGGCTATTTTTATCCTTATAAATTTAATATTAAAAACTTTGAACCGATTACCGGAAGAATTCACCAACCGCCACCGGTTCACCAGAATTTTGAAGGACATAATTTCGTAGTATGCTCATTCTGCGCAAGAATGTATGACTATCATCCACTGGCAATTCCTGCTCCTTACAATCACTCCAATATAGATTCTGATGAGGTATTGTTCTATACAGAAGGAGATTTCATGAGCCGTAACCATATTGATCTGATGGATTTCACCCTTCACCCGGGAGGAATTGTACACGGTCCTCACCCTGGTGCTATGGAAAGAAGTATCGGTAAAAAATTCACGGAAGAATATGCGGTAATGGTTGACCCTTTCCGTCCTTTAAAAATTACAGAAGAAGCTTTAAAAGTAGAAGATCCTTCTTATAAAACTTCATGGTTGGAATAA
- a CDS encoding TonB-dependent receptor plug domain-containing protein produces the protein MKRILFSITFLSTYCFAQETDSLSLQQTKTPDSAKVMKREFKTSNIEDVVVTGTIKPMSRSKSPVAVEIYSQKFFQKNPTPSIFEAIAMVNGVKPQLNCSVCNTGDIHINGLEGPYTMILIDGMPIVSSLSTVYGLSGIPNSLVDRIEVVKGPASSIYGSEAMGGVINIITKNALTAPKLSVDLMTSSWFENNLDLSTKFNVGKNAASLLSLNYFSFQERIDQNKDNFTDTTLQSRISVFNKWNFKRKENRQASFALRYLYEDRFGGEMQWNKSFRGSDEVYGESIYTNRAEVFGLYEWPMKEHIVTQFSYNYHDQNSFYGSNPFNATQKVAFVQTYWDRSFGKHDITAGLTFKRTFYDDNTPGTLASDGITNAPMKSPIWGAFIQDQWEINDKNTLLIGYRYDYDKVHHSVHSPRFAWKFNPNPYHTLRFNFGTGFRVVNLFTEDHAALTGSREVVVKSDLKPERSVNGNLNYIWKIPVGNRMVNLDASAFYTYFSNKIVGDFDSDPNKIIYDNLHGYGISRGASLNVDFSFQFPLSVNLGVTYLDVYQKFDNENQKTQQLHAPKWSGTYNLTYKFPSNLTIDFTGQFYGPMRLPVLVNDYRPEYSPFYSLANIQVSKSFKSGFEVYCGMKNLFNFRPKDPLMRPFDPFDKHVDDPINNPNHYTFDTAYGYAPMQGIRGFLGVKYTLK, from the coding sequence ATGAAGCGAATATTATTTTCTATTACTTTTTTATCAACCTATTGTTTTGCGCAGGAAACAGACAGTTTGAGCTTACAACAGACTAAAACTCCGGATTCTGCAAAAGTTATGAAGAGGGAATTCAAGACAAGTAACATTGAGGATGTAGTGGTTACCGGTACCATAAAACCGATGAGCAGGTCTAAAAGTCCTGTAGCGGTAGAGATTTACAGTCAGAAATTTTTTCAGAAAAATCCTACTCCCAGCATTTTTGAGGCGATTGCTATGGTAAACGGAGTAAAACCTCAGCTGAACTGTTCCGTGTGTAATACGGGAGATATTCACATTAACGGATTGGAAGGACCTTATACCATGATTCTGATTGACGGAATGCCCATTGTAAGTTCATTATCTACGGTGTATGGTTTGAGTGGGATTCCCAATAGTCTGGTTGACAGAATCGAAGTAGTGAAAGGGCCAGCTTCTTCAATTTATGGTTCTGAAGCAATGGGAGGAGTGATCAATATTATCACTAAAAATGCTTTGACTGCTCCTAAATTAAGTGTTGACCTGATGACATCGAGCTGGTTTGAAAATAATCTGGATCTTTCCACCAAGTTTAATGTAGGGAAGAATGCCGCTTCATTATTAAGTTTAAATTATTTCAGTTTTCAGGAAAGAATAGATCAAAACAAAGATAATTTCACGGATACCACTTTACAAAGCAGAATTTCCGTATTCAACAAGTGGAACTTTAAGAGAAAAGAAAACAGACAGGCAAGTTTTGCTTTGAGGTATCTGTATGAAGACCGTTTTGGGGGAGAAATGCAATGGAATAAATCTTTCCGTGGAAGTGATGAAGTGTACGGAGAAAGTATTTACACCAACAGGGCAGAAGTTTTTGGTTTGTATGAATGGCCAATGAAAGAGCATATTGTGACTCAGTTTTCTTATAATTATCATGATCAGAACTCTTTTTATGGATCAAATCCTTTCAATGCAACACAAAAAGTAGCTTTCGTACAGACCTATTGGGACAGAAGCTTCGGAAAGCATGATATCACTGCCGGGCTTACCTTCAAAAGAACTTTTTATGATGACAACACTCCGGGAACTTTAGCTTCAGACGGAATTACCAATGCTCCGATGAAATCTCCAATCTGGGGAGCTTTTATCCAGGATCAGTGGGAAATCAACGATAAAAATACTTTGTTGATTGGCTACAGATACGATTACGATAAAGTACATCATTCTGTACATTCACCAAGGTTTGCATGGAAATTCAATCCTAATCCATATCATACTTTACGTTTTAATTTTGGAACAGGGTTCAGAGTGGTGAATTTATTTACGGAAGATCACGCAGCCTTAACAGGTTCAAGAGAAGTTGTGGTAAAATCTGATCTGAAACCGGAAAGATCTGTTAACGGAAATCTGAACTATATCTGGAAAATCCCTGTAGGCAACAGAATGGTGAATCTTGATGCTTCTGCATTTTATACTTATTTCAGTAATAAAATTGTAGGAGATTTTGATTCCGATCCTAATAAAATTATTTATGACAACCTTCACGGATACGGAATTTCAAGAGGAGCTTCCCTGAATGTGGATTTCAGTTTTCAGTTTCCTTTAAGTGTTAATCTAGGAGTTACTTATCTGGATGTCTATCAGAAATTTGATAACGAAAATCAAAAAACACAACAGCTGCATGCTCCGAAATGGAGTGGTACGTATAACCTGACGTATAAATTTCCAAGTAATCTGACTATAGATTTTACAGGACAGTTTTACGGACCTATGAGGCTTCCGGTTTTAGTGAATGACTACCGCCCTGAATATTCACCATTTTATTCTTTGGCTAATATCCAGGTGTCCAAGAGTTTCAAATCAGGATTTGAAGTGTACTGTGGAATGAAAAATTTATTCAATTTCAGGCCTAAAGATCCTTTGATGAGACCCTTTGATCCATTTGACAAGCATGTTGATGATCCAATCAACAATCCTAATCATTATACTTTTGATACGGCATACGGCTATGCACCTATGCAGGGGATCAGAGGTTTTCTGGGAGTAAAATATACTTTAAAATGA
- a CDS encoding winged helix-turn-helix transcriptional regulator: MAKIIENGIEREASCTEELFAMRDSLDVLGGKWKLMILRYLTNRPDQMIHFKKLERSIEGISAKMLSKELKELETNLLITRTIQDTKPITVTYAVTEYGKSVFPVTETLVNWGILHREKIKESMG, translated from the coding sequence ATGGCAAAAATCATTGAAAATGGTATCGAAAGAGAAGCCAGCTGCACAGAAGAATTGTTCGCGATGCGAGACAGTCTGGACGTTTTGGGAGGAAAATGGAAGCTGATGATTTTACGGTATCTGACCAACAGGCCGGATCAAATGATTCATTTTAAAAAGCTGGAACGAAGTATTGAAGGAATCTCTGCTAAAATGCTGAGCAAAGAATTGAAAGAGCTGGAAACCAATCTTCTGATCACCAGAACCATTCAGGATACGAAGCCTATCACTGTAACGTATGCCGTAACCGAATATGGAAAGTCTGTTTTTCCGGTGACAGAAACTTTGGTAAACTGGGGGATTCTTCATCGGGAGAAGATCAAGGAATCAATGGGGTAG
- a CDS encoding glycine betaine/L-proline ABC transporter ATP-binding protein: protein MEKNENTRKVKLKVEDLTIIFGKNKEKAQELLDKGFSKKEILEKTGCTIGINKASFEIYEGEFFVIMGLSGSGKSTLLRCLNRLNEPTSGKVYINDDDITGKNNKQLLEVRRTEMSMVFQKFGLLPHHTILDNAGFGLEIRGEDKASRDKKAQKALDIVGLTGFENQYPSQLSGGMQQRVGLARALANDPEVLLMDEAFSALDPLIKSEMQDQMLELQNTLQKTIVFITHDLDEAIKIGDRIVIMKDGVIEQIGTAEEILTNPASDYVKAFVEKVDRKTIITARSLMFDKATVVRFRKDGPEGALRKMRATGIENLPVVDFQNKFLGFVTLNDVVRIAKKKEPTVESIINSNVPSVYPEVTVEEMLPLISENKSSIAVIDEDNKFLGLVTQLSLVIEATKFNEEEIIELKEIANNQ, encoded by the coding sequence ATGGAAAAAAATGAAAACACTCGAAAAGTAAAACTTAAAGTGGAAGACCTGACCATCATCTTTGGTAAAAACAAAGAAAAAGCACAGGAACTTCTGGACAAAGGTTTTTCCAAAAAGGAAATTCTTGAAAAAACAGGCTGTACCATTGGAATCAACAAAGCAAGTTTTGAAATCTATGAAGGAGAATTTTTTGTCATCATGGGACTTTCAGGAAGTGGAAAATCAACTTTATTACGCTGCCTCAACAGACTGAACGAACCCACTTCCGGAAAAGTATACATCAATGACGACGATATTACCGGTAAAAACAATAAACAACTTCTGGAAGTAAGAAGAACAGAAATGAGTATGGTATTTCAGAAATTCGGGTTGCTGCCTCATCATACTATTTTGGACAATGCAGGTTTTGGACTGGAAATCAGAGGTGAAGACAAAGCATCCCGCGATAAAAAAGCACAGAAAGCACTGGATATTGTAGGATTAACCGGTTTCGAAAATCAATACCCATCCCAACTTTCAGGAGGAATGCAGCAGAGAGTAGGATTGGCAAGAGCTTTGGCGAATGACCCGGAAGTACTGCTTATGGATGAAGCCTTCTCCGCGCTGGATCCATTGATCAAATCTGAAATGCAGGATCAGATGCTTGAACTGCAGAATACATTGCAAAAAACCATTGTCTTTATTACCCACGACCTTGATGAAGCCATTAAAATAGGAGACCGTATTGTCATCATGAAAGATGGTGTCATCGAACAGATAGGAACTGCTGAAGAGATTTTAACCAATCCTGCAAGTGATTATGTAAAAGCTTTTGTAGAGAAAGTAGACCGTAAAACAATTATTACAGCCAGATCTTTAATGTTTGATAAAGCTACGGTGGTACGTTTCAGAAAAGACGGTCCTGAAGGAGCTTTAAGAAAAATGAGAGCTACAGGGATTGAAAACTTACCTGTAGTAGATTTTCAGAATAAATTTCTGGGGTTTGTAACGCTTAATGACGTTGTCCGAATTGCCAAAAAGAAAGAACCTACCGTGGAATCCATTATCAACAGCAACGTTCCTTCAGTCTATCCGGAAGTAACTGTAGAAGAAATGTTGCCACTGATCTCTGAAAATAAATCGTCCATTGCTGTAATTGATGAAGACAATAAATTTTTAGGCCTTGTTACGCAGTTATCACTTGTTATAGAAGCGACCAAGTTTAACGAAGAGGAGATTATAGAATTAAAAGAAATCGCAAACAATCAATAA